A single Leptolyngbya sp. FACHB-261 DNA region contains:
- the purC gene encoding phosphoribosylaminoimidazolesuccinocarboxamide synthase — translation MDKLYEGKAKILYTTDNPGVLLSHFKDDATAFNARKRGTIVGKGQINCSVSAHLFRLLEGAGVATHFIDQTAPDEMQVKTARILPLEVVVRNIAAGSLTQRTGLQSGTVLKHPLVEFFYKNDELGDPLVTTDHIELLELATPSQIQQLRELSLRVNSLLQRFFEQCGITLVDFKLEFGIDQTPGSSGGILLADEISPDTCRLWDSNSSDPQARVLDKDRFRLDLGGIEGAYQTVMERILAQPV, via the coding sequence GTGGACAAATTGTACGAAGGCAAAGCCAAGATTCTCTATACCACGGACAATCCGGGAGTTTTGCTATCTCACTTTAAGGACGATGCAACGGCCTTCAATGCGCGAAAGCGGGGCACGATTGTCGGTAAAGGCCAGATTAACTGCTCGGTATCAGCTCATCTATTCAGGCTTCTAGAAGGTGCAGGAGTCGCGACTCACTTTATTGACCAAACTGCACCAGATGAAATGCAAGTCAAAACTGCGCGGATTTTGCCTTTGGAAGTGGTAGTGCGCAATATCGCCGCAGGCAGTCTGACCCAAAGGACCGGTTTACAATCTGGCACTGTTCTGAAACATCCGCTCGTAGAATTCTTCTATAAAAATGACGAGCTAGGTGATCCGCTGGTTACTACAGACCATATTGAGCTGTTGGAGTTAGCGACGCCCAGCCAAATTCAGCAGCTCCGCGAGCTGTCTCTGCGAGTCAATTCGCTGCTACAGCGTTTTTTTGAGCAATGTGGCATTACGCTGGTGGATTTCAAATTGGAGTTTGGCATTGATCAAACTCCAGGTTCTAGTGGTGGAATTCTACTTGCGGATGAAATCAGCCCAGATACCTGTCGGCTTTGGGATAGCAACAGCTCTGACCCCCAAGCTCGGGTTCTGGATAAGGACCGCTTTCGTTTGGACCTTGGTGGTATTGAGGGAGCCTATCAAACGGTCATGGAGCGAATTTTGGCCCAGCCTGTTTAG